From Vogesella sp. XCS3, the proteins below share one genomic window:
- the gltB gene encoding glutamate synthase large subunit, producing MDRQRWLEGTLYSPDFEQDSCGFGLIAQLDDKPSHWLVNTAISSLAKLTHRGAVAADGKSGDGCGLLFRKPDGFLREVAAEAGFALKAVYAAGLVFAHPDAAQGERSRNRLKEFLEAQGLEVAGFRQVPIDIGACGEQAMASLPSFYQVFVNCPFGMDELSFQRRLYMGRRQAEKANKADDPYFYLPTLSPHTLSYKGLVTPDNLHKFYLDLSDPRFESSLAVFHQRFSTNTWPQWKLAQPFRFLAHNGEINTVQGNRNWARARERIMTSPHIDMDAIRPIVQTDGSDSMSLDNMLEGLLMGGIPLFRALRLLVPPAWQNVDSTDKDLRAFYEFNSMHMEPWDGPAGIVLTDGRYAGCMLDRNGLRPARWVLTKDNILTIASEVGVWDYKPEDVVKKGRVKPGQLFAADLQTGEILYPEDIDAQLKSAKPYRQWIKDAGSRLELSIEDDAGLEAWPKEQLLTYQKLFNISFEERDQILRVLAEDGQEAVGSMGDDTPMAVLSQKVRSPFDYLRQQFAQVTNPPIDPIREAIVMSLNTVFGPERNMFEETAEHAKRLEVRSPVLSREKFIRITTRTEPYLKTTTFDLCFDPSERTLQQAIERLAAHVVEAVQEDTVIVVLSDRTIAANRLPIPALFAVGAVHHALIDAGLRCKANIIAETGTVRDPHQMACLLGYGATAVYPYLAYQTIVDLVATGDVSLRVNEALQHYRKGINKGLMKVLSKMGISTIASYRGAQLFEGIGLHEDLVKLCLKGTVSRISGASFEDFEEDQKLLSRLAFNPMRPVTHGGLLKYVHGEEYHAYNPDVVMTLQKAVQNTDYDAYKQYAELVNTRPVAMFRDLMQLNFDGVTPIAIDEVEPVESILKRFDSAGMSLGALSPEAHEAMATAMNRLGGRSNSGEGGEDPARYGTEKMSKIKQVASGRFGVTPHYLVNAEVLQIKVAQGAKPGEGGQLPGDKVSPLIAKLRCSKPGISLISPPPHHDIYSIEDLAQLIFDLKQVNPKALVSVKLVAEPGVGTIAAGVAKAYADLITISGYDGGTGASPLTSVKYAGSPWELGLTEAQQVLRANGLRGRVRVQTDGGLKTGLDVIKAAIMGAESFGFGTGPMVALGCKFLRICHLNNCATGVATQEVKLRSKYFIGLPEMVMNYFLFIAQETREWMAKLGVRNMEELIGRMEMLTLEDGKTSKQQRLDLSPLLSQGTVPDSVPRFCVSDSNPSFDKGELAEQILVDALPAINNKQMLELSYPIENIHRSIGARLSGEIARVHGAAGLPFGCLKVKFTGSAGQSFGVWNAPGLHLELEGDANDYVGKGMAGGRVTIYPPKGAAYQSDESIIIGNTCLYGATGGQLFAAGVAGERFAVRNSGALAVIEGAGDHCCEYMTGGSVIVLGETGYNFGAGMTGGFAFVYDRAEKFAYRFNNELVDINLINGEAMGMYRAYLLEKIAKHVELTGSETGRAMLENFDDYVDYFWLVKPKAAKLESLLKD from the coding sequence ATGGACAGACAGCGCTGGCTGGAGGGCACTTTATACAGCCCGGATTTCGAACAAGACAGCTGTGGTTTCGGCCTGATCGCCCAACTGGACGACAAGCCATCGCACTGGCTGGTCAATACCGCCATATCCTCCTTGGCCAAACTCACCCACCGTGGCGCCGTGGCTGCCGACGGCAAATCGGGTGACGGCTGTGGCTTGCTGTTCCGCAAGCCGGACGGCTTCCTGCGTGAAGTTGCCGCCGAAGCCGGCTTTGCCCTGAAGGCAGTGTATGCCGCGGGTCTGGTGTTTGCCCACCCCGACGCCGCCCAGGGCGAGCGCAGCCGCAACCGGCTGAAAGAATTCCTGGAAGCCCAGGGCCTGGAAGTGGCCGGCTTCCGCCAGGTGCCAATCGATATCGGCGCCTGTGGCGAGCAGGCAATGGCATCGTTGCCCAGCTTCTACCAGGTATTCGTTAACTGCCCCTTCGGCATGGACGAGTTGTCGTTCCAACGCCGCCTGTATATGGGTCGTCGCCAGGCTGAAAAAGCCAACAAGGCAGACGACCCTTATTTTTATCTGCCGACCCTGTCGCCGCACACGCTGTCGTACAAAGGCCTGGTAACGCCGGACAACCTGCACAAGTTCTACCTGGACCTGTCCGACCCGCGTTTCGAGTCCAGTCTGGCGGTGTTCCACCAGCGCTTCTCCACCAATACCTGGCCGCAGTGGAAGCTGGCGCAGCCGTTCCGCTTCCTGGCGCACAACGGCGAGATCAACACCGTACAGGGCAACCGCAACTGGGCCCGCGCGCGCGAACGCATCATGACCTCGCCGCACATCGACATGGACGCCATCCGCCCTATCGTGCAGACCGACGGTTCCGACTCCATGAGCCTGGACAATATGCTGGAAGGCCTGCTGATGGGCGGCATCCCGCTGTTCCGTGCGCTGCGTCTCTTGGTGCCGCCGGCATGGCAGAACGTGGATTCCACCGATAAAGACCTGCGTGCCTTCTACGAATTCAACTCCATGCATATGGAGCCGTGGGATGGCCCGGCCGGCATCGTGCTGACCGACGGCCGCTACGCCGGCTGTATGCTGGACCGTAACGGCCTGCGCCCAGCGCGCTGGGTGCTGACCAAAGACAACATCCTCACCATCGCGTCCGAAGTGGGCGTGTGGGATTACAAGCCGGAAGACGTGGTGAAAAAGGGCCGCGTGAAGCCGGGTCAGTTGTTTGCCGCCGACCTGCAAACCGGTGAAATCCTGTACCCGGAAGACATCGACGCGCAGCTGAAGTCGGCCAAACCGTACCGCCAGTGGATCAAGGACGCCGGTTCGCGCCTGGAGCTGTCCATCGAGGACGATGCCGGCCTGGAGGCATGGCCGAAAGAGCAGCTGCTGACCTACCAGAAGCTGTTCAACATCAGCTTTGAGGAGCGCGACCAGATTCTGCGCGTGCTGGCCGAGGACGGCCAGGAAGCCGTAGGCTCGATGGGTGACGATACCCCGATGGCGGTACTGAGCCAGAAGGTGCGTTCGCCGTTTGACTACCTGCGCCAGCAGTTTGCCCAGGTGACCAACCCGCCGATCGACCCGATCCGCGAAGCCATCGTGATGTCGCTGAACACCGTGTTCGGCCCCGAACGCAATATGTTCGAGGAAACCGCCGAGCACGCCAAACGCCTGGAAGTGCGCAGCCCGGTACTGTCGCGCGAGAAGTTTATCCGCATTACCACGCGCACCGAGCCGTACCTGAAGACCACCACCTTCGACCTGTGCTTCGACCCGTCCGAACGCACGCTGCAGCAAGCCATCGAGCGCCTGGCGGCGCACGTGGTAGAGGCGGTGCAGGAAGATACCGTGATCGTGGTGCTGTCCGACCGTACCATCGCGGCCAACCGTCTGCCGATTCCTGCGCTATTCGCCGTCGGCGCCGTACACCACGCGCTGATCGACGCTGGCCTGCGTTGCAAGGCCAACATCATCGCCGAAACCGGCACCGTGCGTGACCCGCACCAGATGGCGTGCCTGCTGGGTTACGGCGCTACCGCCGTTTACCCGTACCTGGCGTACCAGACCATCGTCGACCTGGTGGCCACCGGCGACGTGAGCCTGCGCGTGAACGAAGCGCTGCAACACTACCGCAAGGGCATCAACAAGGGCCTGATGAAAGTGCTGTCGAAGATGGGTATTTCCACCATCGCCAGCTACCGCGGTGCCCAGCTGTTCGAAGGCATCGGCCTGCACGAAGACCTGGTCAAACTGTGTCTGAAGGGCACGGTGTCGCGTATTTCGGGTGCCAGCTTTGAAGACTTCGAAGAAGACCAGAAGCTGCTGTCGCGTCTGGCTTTCAACCCGATGCGCCCGGTGACTCACGGTGGTCTGCTGAAGTACGTGCACGGCGAGGAATACCACGCCTACAACCCGGACGTGGTGATGACGCTGCAAAAAGCGGTACAGAACACCGATTACGACGCCTACAAACAGTATGCCGAGCTGGTGAACACTCGTCCGGTGGCTATGTTCCGCGACCTGATGCAGCTGAATTTCGACGGCGTGACACCGATTGCCATTGACGAAGTGGAGCCGGTGGAAAGCATCCTCAAACGCTTTGACTCTGCCGGTATGTCGCTGGGCGCGTTGTCGCCCGAGGCGCACGAAGCCATGGCCACCGCCATGAACCGCCTGGGTGGCCGCTCGAACTCCGGCGAAGGTGGCGAAGACCCGGCGCGTTACGGCACCGAGAAGATGTCCAAGATCAAGCAGGTGGCGTCCGGCCGTTTCGGCGTGACCCCGCACTACCTGGTGAACGCCGAAGTGCTGCAGATCAAGGTTGCGCAAGGTGCCAAGCCGGGTGAGGGCGGCCAACTGCCGGGCGATAAAGTTTCGCCGCTGATTGCCAAGCTGCGCTGCTCCAAGCCGGGCATCAGCCTGATTTCGCCGCCGCCGCACCATGACATTTACTCCATCGAAGACTTGGCGCAGCTGATTTTCGACCTGAAGCAGGTGAACCCGAAGGCGCTGGTGTCGGTAAAACTGGTGGCCGAGCCGGGCGTGGGCACCATTGCCGCTGGTGTGGCCAAGGCGTACGCCGACCTGATCACCATCTCCGGTTACGACGGCGGTACTGGTGCCAGCCCGCTGACCAGCGTGAAATACGCCGGTAGCCCGTGGGAGCTGGGCCTGACCGAAGCGCAGCAAGTATTGCGTGCCAACGGCTTGCGCGGCCGCGTCCGCGTGCAGACCGACGGCGGTCTGAAAACCGGCCTCGACGTGATCAAGGCCGCCATCATGGGCGCCGAGAGCTTCGGTTTCGGTACCGGGCCGATGGTGGCGCTGGGCTGCAAATTCCTGCGTATCTGCCACCTGAACAACTGCGCCACCGGTGTAGCCACCCAGGAAGTGAAGCTGCGTTCCAAGTACTTTATTGGCTTGCCGGAAATGGTAATGAACTACTTCCTGTTCATCGCCCAGGAAACCCGCGAGTGGATGGCCAAGCTGGGCGTGCGCAATATGGAAGAGCTGATCGGCCGCATGGAAATGCTCACCCTGGAGGACGGCAAAACCAGCAAGCAGCAGCGTCTGGACCTGTCGCCACTGCTGTCGCAAGGCACGGTGCCGGATAGCGTGCCACGCTTCTGCGTAAGTGACTCCAACCCGTCCTTCGACAAGGGCGAGCTGGCCGAGCAGATTCTGGTGGACGCGCTGCCGGCCATCAACAACAAGCAGATGCTGGAGCTGAGCTACCCGATCGAGAACATTCACCGCTCCATCGGCGCCCGTCTGTCTGGCGAAATCGCCCGCGTACATGGCGCAGCCGGCCTGCCGTTTGGCTGCCTGAAAGTGAAGTTCACCGGCTCCGCCGGCCAGAGCTTTGGCGTGTGGAACGCGCCAGGTCTGCACCTGGAGCTGGAAGGCGATGCCAACGATTACGTGGGCAAAGGCATGGCCGGTGGCCGCGTGACCATCTACCCGCCAAAAGGCGCTGCATACCAGTCGGACGAGTCCATCATCATCGGTAACACCTGCCTGTACGGCGCCACTGGCGGCCAGCTGTTTGCTGCCGGTGTGGCCGGCGAGCGTTTCGCGGTGCGTAACTCTGGCGCGCTGGCGGTGATCGAAGGTGCTGGTGACCACTGCTGCGAATACATGACCGGCGGTAGCGTGATCGTGCTGGGCGAAACCGGCTACAACTTTGGCGCCGGCATGACCGGGGGCTTTGCCTTCGTATACGACCGTGCCGAGAAGTTTGCCTACCGTTTCAACAACGAGCTGGTGGATATCAACCTGATCAACGGCGAAGCCATGGGCATGTACCGTGCCTACCTGCTGGAGAAGATCGCCAAGCACGTAGAGCTGACCGGTTCTGAAACCGGCCGTGCCATGCTGGAAAACTTCGACGATTACGTCGACTACTTCTGGCTGGTGAAGCCTAAAGCAGCCAAGCTGGAAAGCCTGCTGAAAGACTGA
- a CDS encoding phosphatidylserine/phosphatidylglycerophosphate/cardiolipin synthase family protein, translating into MTSPHASPNPSSLFRQLAEQALARSAGAPLVAGNQIAVLFDAEANFQAWWDSIAAAQHSVLIEMYLFADDEFGQQLRGLLLERLAHGVQVYVLYDWLGCWREHYRGFFKPLQQAGAQVRAWQAPGWASGLSLLGRDHRKLIVVDGDTAFIGGLCASSRWQDWRDTGLRLRGPLLADAMAAFADSWAACGEPLPALAANLAAAGQVSARLIATTPSTAKLMRLDLLIAGFARERLWLTDAYFMGTGAYLSALCNAARDGVDVRLLVPRSSDIGWIATVSRTLYRPLLEAGVRVFEWNGPMIHAKTAVADGRWARIGSTNLNVSSWLANRELDLAIEDAQLAAQMETRFLQDIDHATEVVLSGMHKRPALAKPRQQGPRLPLRQHAAASAAAAARQAARLGEVLDTAVRGTRNVEDSEASAFASIALVLLALAAAILWQPYLVVIPLALVLVLLGGSVLLRALPRLWRRRQRSTPKSGTPPDATP; encoded by the coding sequence ATGACATCACCCCACGCTAGCCCGAACCCCAGCTCATTGTTTCGCCAACTGGCAGAACAGGCACTGGCGCGCTCGGCTGGCGCACCACTGGTCGCCGGGAACCAGATAGCGGTGTTGTTTGATGCCGAAGCCAATTTCCAGGCGTGGTGGGACAGTATTGCCGCGGCACAACACAGCGTGCTGATAGAAATGTACCTGTTTGCCGACGACGAATTTGGCCAGCAACTGCGCGGCTTGCTGCTGGAGCGCCTGGCTCATGGCGTGCAAGTGTATGTGTTGTACGACTGGCTAGGCTGCTGGCGGGAACACTACCGCGGCTTTTTCAAACCGCTACAGCAGGCCGGCGCCCAGGTACGCGCCTGGCAAGCACCGGGCTGGGCCAGCGGCCTGAGCCTGCTGGGGCGCGACCATCGCAAACTGATCGTGGTGGATGGCGATACGGCGTTTATCGGCGGCCTGTGCGCCAGCTCGCGCTGGCAGGACTGGCGCGATACCGGCTTGCGCTTACGCGGCCCGCTACTGGCCGACGCCATGGCGGCCTTTGCCGACAGCTGGGCGGCATGTGGCGAGCCCTTACCCGCGCTTGCGGCCAACCTTGCGGCGGCAGGCCAGGTCAGCGCCAGGCTGATCGCCACCACGCCCTCTACCGCCAAGCTGATGCGGCTGGATTTGCTGATTGCCGGCTTTGCCCGCGAACGGCTATGGCTGACCGATGCCTACTTCATGGGCACGGGGGCTTATCTGAGCGCCTTATGCAATGCTGCCCGCGACGGGGTGGATGTGCGCCTGCTGGTGCCGCGCAGCAGCGATATCGGCTGGATCGCCACCGTATCACGCACGCTGTACCGCCCGCTGCTGGAAGCCGGGGTACGGGTATTCGAATGGAACGGGCCCATGATCCACGCCAAAACCGCTGTAGCGGATGGCCGCTGGGCGCGCATCGGCTCTACCAACCTTAACGTGTCCAGCTGGCTGGCCAACCGCGAGCTGGATCTGGCGATAGAAGATGCCCAGCTGGCAGCCCAGATGGAAACCCGCTTTCTGCAGGATATCGATCACGCCACCGAGGTGGTACTCAGTGGCATGCACAAGCGGCCGGCGCTGGCCAAGCCGCGCCAGCAAGGCCCACGCCTGCCCTTGCGCCAGCACGCGGCCGCCAGCGCCGCAGCCGCCGCGCGGCAAGCGGCCCGGTTGGGCGAGGTTCTGGACACCGCCGTACGCGGCACACGCAATGTCGAAGATAGCGAAGCCAGCGCCTTTGCCAGCATCGCGCTGGTGCTGCTAGCGCTGGCCGCCGCCATTCTGTGGCAACCCTATCTGGTGGTGATACCGCTAGCGCTGGTGCTGGTGCTACTAGGTGGCAGCGTACTACTGCGCGCCTTGCCTCGGCTCTGGCGGCGGCGCCAGCGCAGCACGCCTAAAAGCGGTACGCCACCCGACGCCACACCGTAG
- a CDS encoding arginine/lysine/ornithine decarboxylase, producing the protein MRFHFPIVIIDEDFRSENTSGSGIRELAAAIEAEGMSVIGYTSYGDLTSFAQQQSRAAGFILSIDDEEFHTDDSAETALGGLYGFVAEIRRRNPDIPVYLYGETRTARHIPNDILRELHGFIHMHEDTPEFVARHIIREAKSYLDSLAPPFFRALVNYAYDGSYSWHCPGHSGGVAFLKSPVGQMFHQFFGENMLRADVCNAVDELGQLLDHTGPVAASERNAARIFSCDHLFFVTNGTSTSNKIVWHSTVAAGDIVLVDRNCHKSNLHAIMMTGAIPVFLMPTRNHYGIIGPIPKSEFSLESIRAKIAANPFAREALAKNPNTKPRILTITQSTYDGILYNVEEIKGILDGEVDTLHFDEAWLPHASFHDFYGDFHAIGEGRPRCKESMIFSTQSTHKLLAGISQASQILVQDPENRQLDTMSFNEAYLMHTSTSPQYAIIASCDVAAAMMEQPGGQALVEESLVEALDFRRAMRKVDEEYGEDWWFRVWGPDALSDDGICDPIDWTLKPEDSWHGFVGIEDGFNMLDPIKATLLTPGLSLDGSFEELGIPAAIVTKYLTEHGVVVEKTGLYSFFIMFTIGITKGRWNTLISLLQQFKDDFDKNQPLWRVMPEFVAKYPQYERVGLKDLCLKIHSLYREHDIARLTTEIYLSDMEPAMRPADAFAKMAHREIERVPVEALEGRVTAVLLTPYPPGIPLLIPGEVFNTTIVDYLRFVQAFNSQLPGFETDVHGLVATLVDGKKVYCVDCVKAG; encoded by the coding sequence ATGCGTTTTCACTTTCCCATCGTCATCATCGACGAGGACTTCCGTTCCGAGAACACCAGCGGTTCCGGTATCCGTGAATTGGCCGCCGCCATCGAAGCGGAGGGCATGAGCGTTATCGGCTACACCAGCTACGGCGACCTCACCTCGTTTGCGCAGCAGCAAAGCCGCGCCGCCGGCTTCATCCTGTCTATCGATGACGAGGAATTCCACACCGACGACTCGGCCGAAACCGCGCTGGGCGGCCTGTACGGCTTTGTGGCGGAAATCCGCCGCCGCAACCCCGACATCCCGGTGTACCTGTACGGCGAAACCCGCACCGCGCGCCACATCCCGAACGACATCCTGCGCGAGCTGCATGGTTTCATCCACATGCACGAAGACACGCCGGAGTTCGTGGCACGCCACATCATCCGCGAAGCCAAATCCTATCTCGACAGCCTGGCGCCGCCATTCTTCCGCGCGCTGGTGAACTACGCTTACGACGGCTCCTACAGCTGGCACTGCCCGGGCCACTCCGGCGGCGTGGCGTTCCTGAAGAGCCCGGTCGGCCAGATGTTCCACCAGTTCTTCGGTGAAAACATGCTGCGCGCCGACGTGTGCAACGCGGTAGACGAGTTGGGCCAGCTGCTGGACCACACCGGCCCGGTGGCCGCGTCCGAGCGCAACGCCGCGCGCATCTTCAGCTGCGACCACCTGTTCTTCGTGACCAACGGCACCTCCACCAGTAACAAGATCGTGTGGCACAGCACCGTCGCCGCCGGCGACATCGTGCTGGTAGACCGCAACTGCCACAAATCCAACCTGCACGCCATCATGATGACCGGCGCCATTCCGGTGTTCCTGATGCCCACGCGCAACCACTACGGCATCATCGGCCCGATTCCGAAAAGCGAGTTCTCGCTGGAAAGCATTCGCGCCAAGATTGCGGCCAACCCGTTCGCCCGTGAAGCGCTGGCCAAGAACCCCAATACCAAGCCGCGCATCCTCACCATCACCCAGTCCACCTACGATGGCATTTTGTACAACGTAGAAGAGATCAAAGGCATCCTGGATGGTGAAGTCGACACCCTGCACTTCGATGAAGCCTGGCTGCCGCATGCCAGCTTCCACGACTTCTACGGCGACTTCCACGCCATCGGTGAAGGCCGCCCGCGCTGCAAGGAATCGATGATTTTCTCCACCCAGTCCACGCACAAATTGCTGGCCGGCATTTCACAAGCCTCGCAGATCCTGGTGCAGGACCCGGAGAACCGCCAGCTGGACACCATGAGCTTCAACGAAGCCTACCTGATGCACACCTCTACCAGCCCGCAGTACGCCATTATCGCCAGCTGCGACGTGGCCGCGGCCATGATGGAGCAGCCAGGTGGCCAGGCGCTGGTAGAAGAGTCGCTGGTCGAGGCGCTGGACTTCCGCCGCGCCATGCGCAAGGTGGACGAAGAGTACGGTGAAGACTGGTGGTTCCGTGTGTGGGGCCCGGACGCCCTGTCCGACGACGGCATTTGCGACCCGATCGACTGGACGCTGAAACCGGAAGACAGCTGGCACGGTTTTGTCGGCATCGAAGACGGCTTCAACATGCTGGACCCGATCAAGGCCACGCTGCTGACCCCGGGCCTGTCGCTGGACGGCAGCTTCGAGGAGCTGGGCATCCCGGCGGCCATCGTCACCAAGTACCTGACCGAACACGGTGTGGTGGTGGAAAAAACCGGCCTGTACAGCTTCTTCATCATGTTCACCATCGGCATCACCAAAGGCCGCTGGAACACGCTGATTTCGCTGCTGCAACAGTTCAAGGACGACTTCGACAAGAACCAGCCACTGTGGCGCGTGATGCCGGAGTTTGTCGCCAAGTACCCGCAGTACGAGCGTGTGGGCCTGAAAGACCTGTGCCTGAAGATCCACAGCCTGTACCGCGAGCACGACATTGCCCGCCTCACTACCGAGATCTACCTGTCCGATATGGAGCCGGCAATGCGCCCGGCCGACGCTTTCGCCAAGATGGCACACCGCGAGATCGAGCGCGTACCGGTAGAGGCACTGGAAGGCCGCGTTACCGCGGTACTGCTGACCCCGTACCCGCCGGGCATCCCGCTGCTGATTCCGGGCGAAGTGTTCAACACCACCATCGTCGACTACCTGCGCTTTGTGCAGGCCTTCAACAGCCAGCTACCCGGCTTTGAAACCGACGTACACGGCCTGGTGGCGACGCTGGTCGACGGTAAAAAAGTGTATTGCGTGGATTGCGTCAAGGCAGGCTAA
- a CDS encoding ABC transporter substrate-binding protein: MLIRLLPLLLPTLLLFAPSAQAQTALQAYSMLYPPLHMGPGSGQKPGIADELVLRAANLAGVTIEIRTLPWRRAQLMASQHRDACVFPLSRHPAREKQYQWVGLIAPGQLRLYSWVGSTRLASLQSAADARITVLAGSSAEIRLQQQRLPYSTTNVVADGLRLLQLGQADYWAVHDVVARYEARLSRFPLKAVASLGEANSWLACHRNTPKAQVQALQQAFLQLQAQGEAERIMRNYLGDRHDETKPAAE; encoded by the coding sequence ATGCTGATTCGCCTGCTGCCACTCTTGTTGCCAACCTTGCTGCTATTCGCCCCTTCAGCCCAGGCACAGACCGCGCTGCAGGCATACAGCATGCTCTACCCGCCACTCCATATGGGCCCCGGCAGTGGGCAGAAACCCGGCATCGCCGACGAGCTGGTACTGCGTGCGGCCAACCTGGCCGGCGTCACCATCGAGATCCGTACGCTACCCTGGCGCCGGGCACAGCTGATGGCCAGCCAGCATCGCGATGCCTGCGTGTTTCCCCTTAGCCGACACCCCGCCAGAGAAAAGCAGTACCAGTGGGTGGGGCTGATCGCGCCGGGTCAGTTGCGCCTGTATAGCTGGGTGGGCAGCACACGCCTGGCAAGCCTGCAATCGGCTGCCGACGCACGTATTACCGTACTGGCAGGGTCATCGGCAGAAATACGCCTGCAACAACAGCGCCTGCCCTATAGCACAACCAATGTCGTCGCAGACGGCTTACGGTTGCTGCAGCTAGGCCAGGCTGACTATTGGGCCGTACATGATGTGGTAGCCCGCTACGAAGCCAGGCTCAGCCGCTTTCCTTTGAAAGCCGTGGCCAGCCTGGGCGAAGCCAACTCCTGGCTGGCTTGCCACCGGAATACCCCGAAAGCACAAGTCCAAGCGCTACAGCAGGCATTTCTGCAGCTACAGGCTCAGGGAGAGGCCGAGCGCATCATGCGAAACTATCTGGGTGACAGGCATGATGAGACCAAACCAGCTGCAGAGTAA